A genomic window from Pseudomonadales bacterium includes:
- a CDS encoding acyl-CoA dehydrogenase family protein: MDFSFSDEQTLLQDSIGKFIQNDYAFAERQKLARSEQGFSSDNWRTFAELGWLGVPFTEADGGFGGTAVDAMIVMEQFGKGLVIEPYLATVILAGAALKLAGSVEQKNRYLSGIIDGSLQSAFAFAEPQGRFNLADLTTTATASANGWVLNGYKAVVLNGPAADFLVVSARTAGGQRDAEGVSLFIVPADAEGLSRRDYPTVDAFRASEITFDNVQLSADALLGTAGAALPIIEQVIDEGIIAVGSEAVGCMEVLYKTTVEYCKTREQFGQPIGKFQVLQHRMVDMFMEHEQAKSLMYMAAMRMDEGYGDTARKAVSAFKVQVGKSGRFVGQGAVQLHGGMGMTDELNVGHYFKRLTIIDTLFGNVDFHLKRFGGL, encoded by the coding sequence ATGGATTTTTCTTTTTCCGACGAACAGACCCTGCTGCAGGACAGTATCGGAAAGTTCATCCAGAACGACTACGCCTTTGCGGAGCGGCAGAAGCTGGCCAGGTCTGAGCAGGGTTTCAGCAGCGACAACTGGCGTACCTTCGCGGAACTCGGCTGGCTGGGGGTGCCTTTCACGGAGGCGGACGGTGGCTTCGGCGGCACTGCGGTGGACGCCATGATCGTGATGGAGCAGTTCGGCAAAGGGCTGGTGATCGAGCCCTATCTCGCCACGGTGATTCTCGCCGGCGCAGCGCTCAAGCTTGCGGGCAGTGTGGAGCAGAAAAACCGCTATCTGTCCGGCATCATCGATGGGTCGCTGCAGAGTGCGTTCGCTTTCGCCGAGCCCCAGGGACGCTTCAACCTGGCGGATCTGACGACCACGGCGACCGCTTCCGCGAATGGCTGGGTGCTCAACGGCTATAAGGCGGTCGTGCTCAATGGACCAGCCGCCGACTTTCTGGTGGTGTCGGCACGCACTGCGGGTGGGCAGCGCGATGCGGAAGGTGTGTCACTGTTCATCGTTCCCGCAGATGCAGAAGGCCTGAGCCGGCGTGATTATCCCACCGTGGACGCCTTCCGGGCTTCGGAAATCACCTTCGACAACGTGCAGCTTTCTGCGGATGCGCTGCTCGGCACGGCGGGAGCGGCACTGCCGATCATCGAGCAGGTCATCGACGAAGGCATCATCGCTGTCGGTTCCGAAGCGGTAGGCTGCATGGAGGTGCTCTACAAGACCACTGTGGAATACTGTAAGACCCGGGAGCAGTTCGGCCAGCCGATCGGCAAATTCCAGGTACTTCAGCACCGCATGGTCGATATGTTCATGGAGCATGAACAGGCCAAGTCCCTCATGTACATGGCTGCCATGCGGATGGACGAAGGTTATGGTGATACGGCCCGCAAGGCGGTGTCTGCCTTCAAAGTACAGGTCGGCAAGTCCGGCCGCTTCGTGGGCCAGGGTGCGGTGCAGCTGCATGGCGGAATGGGGATGACCGATGAGCTCAATGTGGGGCACTATTTTAAACGGCTCACCATCATCGACACCCTGTTCGGTAACGTGGATTTCCATCTGAAGCGTTTCGGAGGACTCTGA
- a CDS encoding ribonucleotide-diphosphate reductase subunit beta, protein MSAAVTAPAMAPAPAEAPAAAAAPAVVRTATSVAAPAAAPAPVAVPAAESDTAAAVAQTPLEAAINVAEPAEPQVLLQAAETSALEDAQAAVAALEAPMVTEDGEYSRVTVDQKRMINCRADLNQLVPFKYEWAWQKYLDGCANHWMPQEINMTADIALWKSEGGLTSDERTVVKRNLGFFSTADSLVANNLVLAIYRLITNPECRQYLLRQAFEEAIHTHAYQYCIESLGMDEGEIFNMYHEVPAVARKASWALKYTQEINDPTFNTGTPEADRTLLKNLIAYYCVLEGVFFYCGFTQILSMGRRNKMTGTSEQFQYILRDESMHVNFGIDVINQIKLENPHLWDEETQSLARQMILEGMQLEIEYAKDTMPRGILGMNANMMAEYLQFIANRRLAQIGLPEQFPGVKNPFPWMSEIMDLKKEKNFFETRVTDYQTGGALSWD, encoded by the coding sequence ATGTCCGCAGCAGTCACTGCACCTGCAATGGCCCCGGCGCCTGCTGAGGCACCCGCTGCTGCAGCTGCTCCCGCAGTGGTGCGCACTGCGACCTCGGTGGCCGCACCGGCGGCTGCACCAGCACCAGTCGCGGTGCCCGCTGCAGAATCAGACACTGCTGCGGCAGTGGCGCAGACACCTCTGGAGGCAGCCATCAACGTTGCGGAACCTGCAGAGCCCCAGGTTCTGCTGCAGGCAGCGGAAACTTCCGCTCTGGAAGATGCCCAGGCCGCGGTTGCCGCCCTGGAAGCGCCCATGGTCACGGAGGATGGCGAATACAGCCGGGTAACGGTCGATCAGAAGCGCATGATCAACTGCCGCGCGGATCTGAACCAGCTGGTGCCCTTCAAGTACGAGTGGGCCTGGCAGAAATATCTCGACGGCTGCGCTAATCACTGGATGCCCCAGGAAATCAACATGACGGCGGATATCGCCCTGTGGAAATCCGAAGGTGGACTGACCAGCGACGAACGCACCGTGGTGAAGCGCAATCTCGGCTTCTTCTCCACCGCGGATTCTCTGGTGGCGAACAATCTGGTGCTCGCCATCTACAGGCTGATCACCAATCCGGAGTGCCGGCAGTATCTGCTGCGCCAGGCCTTTGAAGAAGCCATTCATACCCATGCCTATCAGTACTGCATCGAATCACTGGGCATGGACGAAGGCGAGATCTTCAACATGTACCATGAGGTGCCTGCGGTCGCCCGCAAGGCTTCCTGGGCATTGAAGTACACTCAGGAGATCAACGATCCGACCTTCAACACGGGCACTCCCGAGGCGGACCGGACACTGCTGAAGAACCTGATCGCCTATTACTGCGTTCTCGAAGGCGTGTTCTTCTACTGCGGCTTCACCCAGATCCTCTCCATGGGTCGTCGCAACAAGATGACGGGCACATCAGAACAGTTCCAGTACATCCTCCGGGATGAATCGATGCACGTGAATTTCGGTATCGATGTGATCAATCAGATCAAGCTGGAGAATCCCCATCTCTGGGACGAAGAAACCCAGTCTCTGGCCCGGCAGATGATTCTCGAAGGCATGCAGCTCGAGATCGAGTATGCGAAAGACACCATGCCCCGCGGCATCCTCGGCATGAACGCCAACATGATGGCCGAGTATCTGCAGTTCATCGCCAACCGGCGGCTGGCCCAGATCGGACTGCCCGAGCAGTTCCCCGGCGTCAAGAACCCTTTCCCCTGGATGTCGGAGATCATGGATCTGAAGAAAGAGAAAAACTTCTTCGAGACCCGGGTAACTGACTATCAGACCGGCGGCGCCCTGTCCTGGGACTGA
- a CDS encoding class I SAM-dependent methyltransferase has protein sequence MSRRETWNARYATKELIWSAGPNTLFAETVKSLTPGHAIDAACGEGRNALWLAEQGWSVTAIDFSDVAIDKGRQIAARRALNIEWVTADLTELSLPRDSCDLLAILYLHTAPDERQIWLPNLISTVRSGGSFVYIGHDPSNIEHGVGGPQDAALLPGVDALCAALPGFRIQRAEVVSRTVDSDPGHTDKAHNESAEPGAGPSIALDTFVHAIRA, from the coding sequence ATGTCCCGACGGGAAACCTGGAATGCACGCTACGCGACGAAGGAGCTGATCTGGTCAGCTGGCCCGAATACTCTGTTTGCTGAAACGGTGAAATCCCTGACCCCCGGGCATGCCATCGATGCCGCCTGTGGTGAGGGTCGCAATGCACTGTGGCTCGCCGAGCAGGGCTGGTCTGTCACCGCCATCGACTTTTCCGACGTGGCCATCGACAAAGGGCGACAGATCGCCGCACGCCGCGCGCTGAATATCGAGTGGGTGACGGCAGATCTCACCGAACTATCGCTGCCCCGGGATTCCTGTGATCTTCTCGCCATACTGTACCTGCACACCGCTCCCGATGAGCGGCAGATCTGGCTGCCGAATCTCATCAGCACAGTCCGCTCCGGTGGCAGCTTCGTCTACATCGGGCACGACCCCAGCAATATTGAGCACGGGGTCGGCGGTCCCCAGGATGCCGCGCTGCTGCCAGGTGTGGATGCGCTGTGCGCTGCGCTCCCGGGATTCCGGATACAGCGCGCTGAAGTCGTATCGCGAACGGTAGACAGTGATCCCGGCCACACCGACAAGGCGCACAACGAGTCAGCGGAGCCTGGCGCGGGCCCCTCGATCGCGCTGGACACGTTTGTTCACGCGATTCGAGCGTGA
- a CDS encoding ribonucleoside-diphosphate reductase subunit alpha, translating to MHTQSDQPAAQSAARKSEGSTQAAVGTQAEAQREAITRTLSPSIAATAPGQLKVIKRNGTVVPYTDDKIAVALTKAFLAVEGGTAAASPRIRELVAELSEQVSATFRRRFPSGGTIHIEDIQDQVELSLMRSGEHKVARDYVLYREDRSRARAERSRAAAPGAAPKPQIQVVLADGSRENLDVERMRRLVQEACAGLEDVDADRIITEAMANMYDGISEKDVGTSLLITARTLVEEEPNYTLVTARLLLDELRTEAMTFLEVGRGSVHRATQSEMVELYPATLKAFIARGISLELLSPDLAGFDLDALGAALKPERDLQFTYLGLQTLYDRYFIHSDGTRFELPQVFFMRVAMGLSIQEDDPNARAIEFYDLLSSFDYMSSTPTLFNSGTLRSQLSSCFLTSVPDNLEGIYGAIRDNALLSKWAGGLGNDWTPVRALGSYIKGTNGKSQGVVPFLKVVNDTAVAVNQGGKRKGAVCAYLETWHLDIEEFLELRKNTGDDRRRTHDMNTANWIPDLFMKRVFADGEWTLFSPSDAVDLHDLYGRAFEARYEAYEAMTRTGELQLFKRIRAQDLWRKMLSMLFETGHPWVTFKDVCNVRSPQQHVGVVHSSNLCTEITLNTSEEEIAVCNLGSVNLPQHIVDGELDLKKLKKTVRTALRMLDNVIDINYYSVPQARTSNMRHRPVGLGIMGFQDALYKQRIPYGSDEAVTFADRSMEAISYYAIDASCRLAKERGAYASFSGSLWSRGILPIDSLKLLKAERGDEHLDVDFSSTLNWDKLRNKVQINGMRNSNVMAIAPTATIANITGVSQSIEPTYQNLYVKSNLSGEFTVVNPFMVHDLKNLGLWDKVMVNDLKYYDGSLSQIQRIPDELKRLYATAFEVEPRWLVDAASRRQKWIDQAQSLNLYIAGASGRKLDITYRMAWLRGLKTTYYLRALSATSAEKSTLDRGTLNAVAASQQDTRAGAQGSRKQTAGAPAIDDSLADATPADVPLACSLDDPDCEACQ from the coding sequence ATGCACACGCAATCGGATCAGCCAGCAGCACAATCGGCCGCCAGAAAGTCAGAAGGATCGACTCAGGCCGCAGTCGGAACACAGGCGGAGGCACAAAGAGAAGCCATCACCCGCACTCTGTCTCCCTCGATCGCGGCGACCGCGCCGGGTCAGCTCAAAGTCATCAAGCGCAATGGCACCGTGGTGCCCTACACCGACGACAAGATCGCCGTAGCGCTGACCAAGGCCTTCCTCGCCGTGGAAGGCGGTACCGCGGCCGCGTCCCCCCGCATCCGCGAACTCGTGGCTGAACTCAGTGAGCAGGTCAGTGCAACCTTCAGGCGTCGTTTCCCATCGGGCGGCACGATTCACATTGAAGACATTCAGGATCAGGTGGAACTGTCTCTGATGCGCTCGGGCGAGCACAAGGTTGCCAGAGACTACGTCCTGTATCGGGAGGATCGCTCCCGCGCGCGTGCGGAACGTTCCCGCGCGGCCGCCCCCGGGGCAGCGCCCAAGCCGCAGATTCAGGTGGTGCTCGCGGACGGCAGCAGGGAAAACCTGGATGTCGAACGCATGCGTCGACTGGTGCAGGAAGCCTGTGCGGGCCTGGAAGACGTGGATGCCGATCGCATCATCACCGAAGCCATGGCGAACATGTACGACGGCATCTCGGAAAAGGATGTGGGCACGTCACTGCTCATCACTGCTCGCACCCTGGTCGAAGAAGAGCCGAACTACACCCTGGTCACCGCAAGGCTGCTGCTCGATGAACTGCGCACCGAAGCCATGACGTTCCTCGAAGTCGGCAGAGGATCGGTACACCGCGCCACCCAGAGCGAGATGGTGGAGCTCTATCCCGCCACGCTGAAGGCTTTCATCGCCCGGGGTATCTCGCTGGAACTGCTGTCACCCGATCTGGCCGGCTTCGATCTGGATGCGCTCGGTGCGGCGCTGAAACCCGAGCGTGATCTGCAGTTCACCTATCTGGGTCTGCAGACACTGTATGACCGCTACTTCATTCACTCAGACGGCACCCGCTTCGAGCTGCCTCAGGTGTTCTTCATGCGTGTGGCCATGGGTCTGTCGATTCAGGAAGACGATCCGAATGCCCGGGCCATAGAATTCTACGACCTGCTGTCGTCTTTCGACTACATGAGTTCCACCCCGACCCTGTTCAATTCGGGCACCCTGCGCTCACAGCTGTCGTCCTGTTTCCTCACCAGTGTGCCGGACAATCTGGAAGGCATCTACGGCGCGATCCGGGACAACGCCCTGCTCTCCAAATGGGCCGGCGGTCTGGGCAATGACTGGACCCCGGTGCGCGCACTGGGTTCCTACATCAAAGGCACCAACGGGAAATCACAGGGTGTGGTGCCTTTCCTGAAAGTCGTCAACGACACCGCTGTCGCAGTCAATCAGGGTGGCAAGCGCAAAGGGGCAGTGTGCGCCTATCTGGAAACCTGGCACCTGGACATCGAGGAATTTCTCGAACTGCGCAAGAACACGGGGGATGACCGTCGGCGCACCCATGACATGAACACGGCCAACTGGATTCCCGATCTGTTCATGAAGCGGGTATTCGCCGATGGTGAGTGGACGCTGTTTTCGCCGAGCGACGCTGTGGATCTGCACGATCTGTACGGCCGTGCATTCGAAGCCCGCTACGAAGCCTACGAGGCGATGACCCGGACCGGCGAACTGCAGCTGTTCAAACGCATCCGTGCCCAGGATCTGTGGCGGAAAATGCTCTCGATGCTGTTCGAGACCGGTCATCCCTGGGTGACCTTCAAGGACGTCTGCAACGTCCGCTCACCTCAGCAGCACGTGGGCGTGGTTCACTCCTCCAATCTCTGCACCGAGATCACACTGAATACTTCAGAAGAAGAGATCGCGGTGTGTAACCTGGGTTCGGTCAACCTGCCACAGCACATCGTCGACGGCGAGCTGGATCTGAAAAAGCTGAAAAAGACCGTGCGTACCGCACTGCGCATGCTCGACAACGTGATCGACATCAACTACTACTCGGTACCCCAGGCCCGCACATCGAACATGCGCCATCGCCCGGTGGGCCTCGGCATCATGGGTTTCCAGGATGCCCTCTACAAGCAGCGTATTCCCTATGGCAGCGACGAGGCGGTGACCTTTGCGGACCGCTCGATGGAGGCGATCAGCTACTACGCGATCGACGCCTCCTGCAGGCTGGCGAAGGAGCGTGGCGCCTACGCCAGCTTCTCCGGCTCACTGTGGAGCCGCGGCATATTGCCAATCGACTCTCTGAAACTGCTCAAAGCAGAGCGCGGAGATGAACATCTCGATGTTGATTTCTCCAGCACGCTGAACTGGGACAAGCTGCGCAACAAGGTGCAGATCAACGGCATGCGCAATTCCAATGTGATGGCTATTGCGCCCACGGCAACCATCGCCAACATCACCGGAGTTTCCCAGTCGATCGAACCCACCTATCAGAATCTCTATGTGAAATCGAACCTGTCCGGGGAATTCACAGTGGTGAATCCCTTCATGGTGCACGATCTCAAGAACCTGGGATTGTGGGACAAGGTGATGGTCAACGATCTGAAGTACTACGACGGCAGCCTGAGTCAGATCCAGCGGATACCGGATGAACTCAAGCGGCTGTATGCCACCGCCTTCGAGGTCGAACCACGCTGGCTGGTTGACGCTGCCAGCCGTCGGCAGAAGTGGATCGATCAGGCCCAGTCCCTGAATCTCTACATTGCCGGCGCCTCGGGTCGCAAACTCGACATCACCTACCGTATGGCCTGGTTGCGCGGTCTCAAGACCACCTACTACCTCCGCGCCCTGTCCGCCACCAGTGCGGAGAAGTCCACCCTGGACCGTGGCACGCTGAATGCGGTTGCTGCCAGTCAGCAGGACACCAGAGCAGGCGCACAGGGATCGCGGAAGCAGACCGCGGGCGCGCCAGCGATCGACGACAGTCTCGCAGACGCCACACCTGCCGATGTGCCGCTGGCCTGTTCACTGGATGACCCGGACTGCGAAGCCTGCCAGTAA
- a CDS encoding crotonase/enoyl-CoA hydratase family protein, with amino-acid sequence MTYNTIKYEVADAILTLTLNRPEILNAFNREMLAEMLDAFDRADADDSVRAIIVTGAGRGFCAGADLSSGGNTFNADARGDRESGLQPDGGGILTLRIFELKKPIIAAINGAAVGVGVTMTLPMDIRLASDGAKFGFVFARRGIVPEACSSYFLPRVVGINRALEWCYSGRVFPAAEALAAGLVRSVHDKDELLDAARAIAREIADNTSAVSVTLIRHMMWRMLGADHPMEAHKIDSRGVYYTGRSADSQEGVQSFLEKRPAKFPGKVSTDLPEFFPWWEERPFS; translated from the coding sequence ATGACCTATAACACCATCAAATACGAAGTTGCCGATGCAATTCTGACTCTCACCCTCAATCGACCCGAGATTCTCAACGCGTTCAACCGGGAGATGCTCGCGGAAATGCTCGACGCCTTCGATCGGGCAGACGCCGATGATTCTGTACGCGCCATCATCGTCACCGGCGCAGGCCGCGGATTCTGTGCCGGTGCGGATCTGTCTTCCGGGGGCAACACCTTCAATGCCGACGCCCGGGGAGATCGCGAATCCGGTCTGCAGCCCGATGGTGGCGGCATACTCACCCTGCGGATCTTCGAATTGAAGAAGCCCATCATCGCCGCCATCAACGGCGCTGCGGTTGGCGTAGGGGTTACCATGACCCTGCCGATGGACATCCGTCTGGCTTCAGATGGCGCCAAATTCGGTTTTGTCTTCGCCCGTCGCGGCATCGTTCCGGAAGCCTGCTCGAGTTACTTTCTACCCCGGGTGGTCGGCATCAATCGCGCCCTTGAGTGGTGTTACAGCGGTCGTGTTTTCCCGGCCGCCGAGGCACTGGCGGCGGGTCTGGTGCGCAGTGTGCACGACAAGGACGAACTGCTCGATGCTGCGCGCGCCATCGCCCGGGAAATCGCCGACAACACCTCGGCCGTTTCCGTGACCCTGATCCGCCACATGATGTGGCGCATGCTCGGAGCCGATCACCCCATGGAAGCGCACAAGATCGATTCCAGAGGCGTCTATTACACCGGCCGCTCTGCCGACTCGCAGGAAGGTGTGCAATCGTTCCTGGAAAAACGCCCTGCAAAGTTTCCCGGTAAGGTGTCCACCGATCTGCCCGAGTTCTTTCCCTGGTGGGAGGAACGGCCCTTTTCGTAA
- a CDS encoding penicillin acylase family protein: MQEASGTGISTTTFTVAGLSAPAEIVVDHWGVPHIYAADHYDAFFVQGFNAARDRLWQIDTWRRRGLGTLSEVFGAAHVEQDKAARLFLYRGDMYAEWLAYGSDAKRIAQAFTAGINAYVDLIDLQPHLMPPEFDLLDYRPARWQPEDVVRIRSNGLWRNVTNEVQRARLLCELGTETGLKAAGWWHRLEPDWQTSVPEGLDPCDIPANVLDLYLLATAPVSFPDQLDNPATPGSTAVDHRSALLTGSRSRALSRDPGSNNWVVAPGRSATGRPILADDPHRGHASPSLRYIAHLNAPGLDVIGAGEPALPGISIGHNQTVAFGLTIFPIDQEDLYVYRSRRGGYLYDGDSERIEVVEELINVRDGPPRPVRLEFTRHGPIVMKARNLIFAVRAAWLKPGMSPYFGSVEYMRAGNWREFVGALNRWGAPSENQVYADTDGNIGYKPAGLFPRRHNWDGLLPVPGDGRYEWDGFFDMDVLPEEFNPVRGFTGSANSMNLPPDYPIAEKRIGFEWSAPWRYRRLWEVLESQEAHDLTDSHILQRDYQSVLARELLARLPGSPYGNGPAEWLKDWDAVLSAESDRAAFFAVWYHRHLLPALAEHLLPGNGSLLPSLDSGVVLEQVALPANSALILATLDAAWMETGILLGQNSAGWRWGDLHQIRFTHPLAHLADPELAGQMAYQAYPRGGDANTTNNTGYSPRDFLVRSGASFRMVLDVGNWDDAEMTNAPGQSGDPRSPFYDNLLEGWAQEQSFPLLYSRAAVMANQALRIELQPLPKP, from the coding sequence GTGCAGGAGGCGTCCGGGACAGGCATTTCCACCACCACCTTTACTGTGGCAGGTCTGTCCGCCCCCGCTGAGATCGTCGTCGATCACTGGGGGGTACCGCACATCTACGCCGCCGACCACTACGACGCTTTCTTCGTGCAGGGTTTCAACGCAGCCAGGGACCGGCTCTGGCAGATCGACACCTGGCGACGCCGGGGCTTAGGCACTCTGTCCGAGGTGTTCGGCGCAGCCCATGTCGAGCAGGACAAGGCCGCCCGGCTGTTTCTCTATCGGGGGGACATGTATGCCGAATGGCTGGCTTACGGTTCTGATGCGAAACGCATTGCCCAGGCTTTCACCGCCGGTATCAATGCCTATGTCGATCTGATCGACCTCCAGCCGCACCTCATGCCACCGGAATTCGATCTGCTCGACTACCGCCCGGCGCGCTGGCAGCCGGAAGACGTGGTGCGCATCCGCAGCAACGGACTGTGGCGCAACGTGACAAACGAAGTGCAGCGGGCCCGGCTGCTCTGCGAGCTGGGTACAGAGACCGGCCTGAAGGCAGCCGGCTGGTGGCACCGCCTGGAGCCGGACTGGCAGACATCCGTCCCCGAAGGTCTCGACCCCTGTGACATACCCGCCAACGTGCTGGACCTCTATCTGCTCGCGACAGCGCCGGTGAGCTTCCCCGATCAGCTCGACAATCCAGCCACGCCCGGCAGCACGGCCGTCGACCACAGATCGGCTCTGCTCACCGGGAGCCGCAGCCGGGCGCTGTCCAGAGATCCGGGCAGCAACAACTGGGTGGTCGCACCCGGGCGCAGCGCGACCGGCCGGCCCATTCTTGCCGATGATCCGCATCGCGGACACGCTTCTCCCTCGCTGCGTTACATCGCCCACCTGAACGCCCCGGGGCTCGATGTCATCGGTGCGGGCGAGCCGGCTCTGCCCGGTATTTCCATCGGCCACAACCAGACGGTTGCCTTCGGTCTGACCATTTTTCCCATCGATCAGGAAGACCTCTACGTGTACCGCTCCCGCCGCGGCGGCTATCTCTACGACGGCGACAGCGAGCGTATCGAGGTTGTGGAAGAACTGATCAACGTCCGCGATGGCCCTCCCCGGCCGGTGCGTCTGGAATTCACCCGTCATGGTCCCATCGTGATGAAGGCCCGCAACCTGATCTTCGCCGTGCGGGCGGCCTGGCTCAAACCCGGCATGTCGCCCTATTTCGGCAGTGTGGAATACATGCGCGCCGGGAACTGGCGGGAGTTTGTCGGTGCCCTCAACCGCTGGGGAGCGCCCTCGGAAAATCAGGTATACGCCGATACGGACGGTAACATCGGCTACAAGCCCGCGGGCCTGTTCCCGCGCCGCCACAACTGGGATGGTCTGCTGCCGGTACCCGGCGACGGTCGCTACGAGTGGGACGGTTTTTTCGACATGGACGTTCTGCCCGAAGAGTTCAATCCAGTCCGCGGTTTCACGGGCAGCGCCAACTCCATGAACCTGCCCCCGGACTATCCGATCGCCGAGAAGCGCATCGGCTTCGAGTGGTCGGCACCCTGGCGTTACCGCCGACTCTGGGAGGTGCTGGAGAGCCAGGAGGCCCACGATCTCACCGACTCCCACATCCTGCAGAGAGACTACCAGTCTGTGCTGGCCAGGGAACTCCTGGCCCGGCTGCCGGGGTCGCCTTACGGCAACGGTCCCGCCGAATGGCTCAAAGACTGGGATGCGGTGCTCTCGGCGGAATCCGATCGCGCCGCTTTCTTCGCGGTCTGGTACCACCGCCATCTGCTCCCGGCCCTGGCTGAGCATCTGCTGCCCGGCAACGGCAGCCTGCTGCCATCCCTGGACAGCGGTGTCGTGCTCGAACAGGTTGCACTCCCTGCCAACAGCGCGCTCATCCTGGCCACTCTGGATGCCGCCTGGATGGAGACCGGCATTCTGCTCGGACAGAATTCTGCGGGCTGGCGCTGGGGGGATCTGCATCAGATCCGCTTCACCCACCCCCTGGCACACCTCGCCGATCCCGAACTCGCCGGACAGATGGCCTACCAGGCTTATCCCCGGGGAGGCGACGCCAACACCACGAACAATACCGGCTATTCCCCCCGGGATTTTCTGGTCCGCTCCGGCGCTTCTTTCCGCATGGTGCTGGATGTCGGCAACTGGGACGACGCGGAGATGACCAACGCACCCGGTCAGTCCGGTGATCCCCGTTCACCCTTTTATGACAATCTTCTCGAAGGCTGGGCGCAGGAACAGAGCTTTCCGCTGCTCTATTCCCGCGCAGCGGTGATGGCCAACCAGGCACTGCGGATCGAGCTGCAGCCGCTGCCGAAACCCTGA
- a CDS encoding alpha/beta hydrolase: protein MARWDKGGGSTIPEWFFEAVETEYETGSVEVDECDVVYQHWKGGSGKRGLLLIHGMYAHSHWWDFIAPAFLDSYDVAATNLTGMGDSDFRYEYDSVTYADEIVAVCDELGFGNDVMVVAHSFGGAMAVKAMNLYPERYGGLILVDSGIRHPDDPPPEHLTMMMGGKGKVYPDKATALGRFRLQPPQPCENAYILEYIARHSLLPMDDGGWSWKFDDDLPATLKGGERVPDDFRNLQVKLGLIYGAKSELFSARTLEYMRELVPQSFPAVGIEDAQHHVFLDQPQAFIAELKAMLTKLG from the coding sequence ATGGCGCGGTGGGACAAAGGCGGTGGTTCCACCATCCCCGAGTGGTTCTTCGAGGCGGTGGAAACCGAATACGAGACCGGCTCGGTCGAGGTCGACGAGTGCGATGTGGTTTATCAGCACTGGAAGGGCGGCAGTGGTAAACGCGGGCTGCTGCTCATACACGGCATGTATGCCCACTCCCACTGGTGGGACTTCATCGCACCCGCCTTCCTGGACAGTTACGACGTCGCGGCGACCAATCTCACCGGGATGGGGGATTCGGACTTCCGCTACGAATACGACAGTGTCACCTATGCGGATGAAATCGTCGCGGTGTGTGATGAGCTCGGCTTCGGTAACGATGTGATGGTAGTGGCGCACAGCTTCGGCGGCGCGATGGCGGTCAAGGCCATGAACCTTTACCCGGAGCGATATGGCGGACTGATTCTGGTGGATTCCGGCATCCGCCATCCCGACGATCCACCGCCCGAGCATCTGACCATGATGATGGGCGGCAAGGGCAAGGTGTATCCCGACAAGGCAACCGCGCTCGGCCGCTTCCGCCTGCAACCGCCTCAACCCTGTGAGAACGCCTATATCCTCGAGTACATCGCCCGCCATTCCCTGCTGCCGATGGACGACGGCGGCTGGAGCTGGAAATTCGACGACGACCTGCCGGCGACCCTCAAGGGGGGTGAAAGGGTGCCCGATGACTTCCGCAATCTGCAGGTGAAGCTTGGTCTGATCTACGGTGCAAAGAGCGAACTGTTCTCCGCTCGCACGCTCGAGTACATGCGTGAACTGGTGCCACAGTCGTTTCCGGCCGTTGGCATTGAAGACGCCCAGCATCACGTGTTTCTCGACCAGCCGCAGGCGTTTATCGCTGAGCTTAAGGCGATGCTGACAAAGCTGGGTTGA
- a CDS encoding CDGSH iron-sulfur domain-containing protein, whose amino-acid sequence MTEPTIAQKSPYPVEVASGKKYFWCACGRSGRQPFCDGSHEGTGFTPMAYTAEKDRTLYFCGCKKTAGAPLCDDTHNSL is encoded by the coding sequence ATGACAGAACCGACAATCGCACAGAAATCCCCGTACCCCGTGGAGGTCGCCAGCGGTAAGAAATACTTCTGGTGCGCGTGCGGCCGCAGCGGCAGACAACCCTTCTGTGATGGGTCCCACGAAGGCACCGGCTTCACGCCGATGGCCTATACCGCTGAAAAGGACCGGACCCTGTATTTCTGCGGCTGCAAGAAAACCGCCGGTGCGCCCCTGTGCGATGATACCCACAACTCGCTGTGA